The Flavobacterium commune genome contains the following window.
CCCTTACACTGCTTCAAGAATTGAAGGTATCGGATTGTACGAAATTGAAAAAGAAATTAGCGAAAGATATAACTACGCTTACCCGGATGTATTAATTCCTAACCGTTTAGGATTAAACATTGGAGGTGAATACAGATGGAGACGTAACGGGGAAAGACACATGTTCAACCCTACTACTATTGCCAAATTGCAACAAGCAGTACGTTTAAGCGACCAGGCTAGTTATGATGTTTATGCTAAAACAGTAAACGATCAGGCTAAGAGTTTAATGACCATTCGTGGTTTATTTGAATTTGACAACTTAGATCCAATTCCATTAGACGAAGTAGAACCATGGACTGATATCGTAAAACGTTTCAAAACGGGTGCGATGTCATACGGATCTATTTCCAGAGAAGCACACGAGAACTTAGCTATCGCTATGAACCGTATTGGAGGAAAATCTAATTCAGGTGAAGGTGGAGAAGACAGAACTCGTTTCCAACCAGATGTAAACGGTGACAGTCGTAACTCGGCTATCAAACAAGTAGCTTCTGGACGTTTTGGAGTAACTTCTCACTACTTGTCTAGTGCAAAAGAGATTCAAATTAAAATGGCTCAAGGTGCAAAACCTGGAGAAGGTGGACAATTACCTGGTGAAAAAGTATTGCCTTGGATTGCATCGGCTCGTAACTCAACTCCTTTCGTAGGATTGATTTCGCCACCGCCACACCACGATATTTACTCAATCGAGGATTTAGCTCAATTAATCTTCGACTTGAAAAACGCTAACAGAGAAGCACGTATCAACGTGAAACTGGTTTCTGAAGTTGGTGTTGGAACAATTGCAGCAGGTGTTGCTAAAGCAAAAGCTGACGTTGTATTAATTGCAGGTTATGATGGTGGTACTGGAGCTTCTCCATTAACTTCATTGAAACACGCAGGTCTTCCTTGGGAACTTGGATTGGCTGAAGCACAACAAACTTTAGTCTTAAACAACCTAAGAAGCCGTATCGTTGTAGAATGTGACGGACAGTTAAAAACTGGTCGTGACGTAGCTATCGCTGCTTTATTAGGTGCTGAAGAATTTGGTTTTGCTACCGCTCCACTTGTAGCTTCAGGATGTATCATGATGCGTAAATGTCACTTGAATACTTGCCCAGTAGGTATTGCGACTCAAGATAAAGAATTGCGTAAAAACTTTAAAGGAACTCCTGAGCACGTAATTAACTTCTTCTACTATGTTGCAGAAGAATTAAGAGGTATCATGGCTCAACTTGGATTCAGAACTTTAGAGGAAATGATTGGTCAAACACACAAAATCAATTCTAACAAAGCAATTACACACTATAAAGCAAAAGGTTTAGATTTATCTTCTATCCTACACAGACCGGATCAGTATAAATACATGACGGTTCGTAACACTGAGAAACAAGACCACGGATTAGACAACGTAATGGATTTCCAAATCTTGAAAGATTCTCACCGTGCTTTATACAGAAAAGAAAAAATGACTTTAGATTATCCTATTAAGAATACCGACCGTTCAGTGGGAGCTATTGTTAGTAACGAGATTTCTAAAATATACGGACACTTAGGTTTACCAGAAGATACTTTAAACATTAATTTCACTGGTTCTGCAGGTCAAAGTTTAGGAGCATTTAGTGCACACGGATTGACTTTTACTGTTGAAGGAAACACCAATGACTATTTAGGAAAAGGATTATCCGGAGCTAAATTAATCATCAAGAAACCAGCTAAAGCAACTTTTGTTGCCTCTGAAAACATAATCGTTGGTAACGTTTGTTTATTTGGAGCAATCGAAGGAGAAGCTTTCATCAACGGTATTGCAGGAGAGCGTTTCGCAGTTCGTAACTCAGGTGCTACAGCAGTAGTTGAAGGTGTGGGAGATCACGGTTGTGAGTACATGACTGGAGGAAAAGTAGTCGTTCTTGGTAAAACAGGAAGAAACTTTGCCGCAGGTATGAGTGGTGGTATCGCTTATATCTACGATCCTGAGCACAAATTCAAAAATGGTTTATGTAATACTGAAACCATCGAGTTTGAAACAGTTGAAGGAAACGAAGCTGATGAATTGAAAACTTTAATAACAAGACATGTTGAGTACACTCAAAGTACAAAAGGTATCGAATTATTAAATGATTGGAATACAAGCTTAGAAAATTTTGTAAAAGTAATGCCTACAGAATACAAAAAAGCATTAAAGCGTTTGGAAACTGAGGTACAAATGGTAGAAGAATTAACAGCATAACACAATGGGAAAAGTAACAGGTTTTAAAGAATTCGAAAGACAAGATGAATCATACACAGCAGTACAAGAGCGTGTAGGACATTATAAAGAATTTACAGTTCCTTTGAGTGAAGCTGAAATTACTAAACAAGGATCACGTTGTATGGATTGTGGTATTCCATTTTGCCACAGTGGATGTCCATTAGGGAATTTAATCCCTGATTTCAACCACATGGTACATCAGGGTGAATGGCAAAAAGCCTCTTGGATACTACATTCAACAAATAATTTTCCTGAATTCACAGGACGTTTATGTCCTGCTCCATGTGAAAAAGCATGTGTATTGGGAATTATTGCTGAGCCAATTTCTATTGAAAACATAGAAAAAAATATTGTGGAGCGCGCTTTCCAGGAAGGATGGATTAAACCACAGCCACCTAAAACAAGAACAGGAAAAACTGTTGCTGTTGTTGGTTCTGGACCTGCAGGTTTAGCAGCTGCACAACAATTAAACAGAGCAGGACACACTGTAACTGTTTTTGAAAGAGATAATGCAATCGGTGGATTATTGCGTTACGGAATTCCTAATTTCAAATTAGAAAAAGAAATTATCGACCGTCGTGTAGCCATCCTTGAAGCAGAAGGAATTACTTTCAAAGTAAATACTAATGTTGGGGTAAACTATGACATCAACGATTTGAAAGCATTTGATTCTATCGTACTTTGTGGTGGAGCTACTCAAAGAAGAAGCTTACCAACTCCTGGTGCTGATGCTGATGGTGTAGTTCAGGCAATGGATTTCTTAACTCAACAAACTAAAGTTGTTTTTGGAGAAAAAATTGAAAATCAGGTTTTAGCTACCGGAAAAGACGTAATCGTAATTGGTGGTGGAGATACAGGTTCTGACTGTGTGGGTACATCAAACCGTCACGGTGCTAAATCAGTAACTAACTTCGAGATTATGCCAAAACCACCAGTTGGAAGAAGCGAATCAACTCCATGGCCTTACTGGCCGTTACAGTTAAAAACTTCTTCTTCTCACAAAGAAGGTGTTGAAAGAAACTGGTTAATCAATACCAAAGAATTCATCAAGGATGCTAATGGTAAATTGACAGCCCTTAAAACTGTAAACGTAGAGTGGAAAATGGTTCCGGGACAAGCTCCTCAATTAATCGAGATTGAAGGTTCTGAAAAAATCTGGCCATGTGACTTAGCTTTATTAGCTCTAGGATTTACAGGTCCTGAGAAAACTTTAGCTGAACAATTAGGTCTTGAAACTGATTTCAGAAGTAATTATAAAGCTAACAATTACCAAACAAATGTTCCAAACGTATTTACTGCGGGAGATATGAGAAGAGGACAATCATTAATTGTTTGGGCTATTTCTGAAGGTCGTGAGGCTGCAAGAGAAGTAGATTTATACTTAATGGGAACTACAAACCTTCCTACTAAAGAAGGTGGAGATTTACCTCCATTGTAATACTTATATAAGCTTAAAAAAGGCTATCCGAAAGCAATTTCAGATAGCCTTTTTTGTTTTATAATCTTATCTACTTTTGTGTTAAAAACACTAACTACAACGTTGTATGTTTATTTTAAAACAATTTGTTACAATTTGTTAGAAATATTTTTAGCTATTGTAGTATCAATAAAAGAATAATAAATTTGTGTAAAAATAATAGCAATGCAATCAAAAGACTTACTTCAATTAGCTGAACAATTTGGCAGTCCATTATATGTATATGATGCCGAAAAAATAAAATCACAATACGAGAGATTAACGAAAGCTTTTTCTAAAGTAGAAAAACTACGTATCAATTATGCTATGAAGGCGTTGTCTAACGTTGCCATCCTTCAGTTGTTGAGAGAATTGGGATCTTGTTTAGATGCAGTTTCTATTCAGGAAGTACAATTAGGACTTCACGCAGGATATTCTCCTGATCAGATATTCTTTACTCCAAACGGTGTTTCTCTCGAAGAAATTGAAGAAGTACACGCTTTAGGTGTTCAAATCAATATTGATAATCTATCTATTCTGGAGCAATTTGGTGCAAAACACCCACATGTTCCGGTTTGTATCCGTATCAATCCTCACGTTATGGCGGGTGGAAACGAAAACATTTCAGTAGGACATATTGATAGTAAATTTGGTATTTCAGTTCACCAATTACCGCATTTAGTACGCATTGTTGAAAACACAAATATGAACATTGCAGGTATCCATATGCACACAGGTTCTGATATTTTAGATATCGAAGTATTCTTATATGCTGCTGAAATCTTATTTGATGCTGCAAGAAATTTCAAAAATCTTGAATTCTTAGATTTTGGAAGTGGATTTAAAGTTCCTTACAAAAAAGACGATATCGAAACAGATATTGAGGAATTAGGTAAAAAATTATCTAAAAGATTCAATGCTTTCTGTGCTGAATATGGAAAAGATTTGACACTTATTTTCGAACCTGGGAAATTTTTAGTGAGTGAAGCAGGTTTCTTCTTAGCAAAAGTAAACGTAGTAAAACAAACTACTTCTACTGTTTTTGCTGGAATTGATTCTGGATTCAACCATTTAATCCGTCCAATGTTTTACGGTTCATCACACCATATTGAAAACATTTCAAATCCAAAAGGAAAAGAGCGTTTTTACTCAGTAGTAGGATATATTTGTGAAACGGATACTTTTGCAAGCAACCGTAGAATTCAGGAAATTGCCGAAGGTGATATCCTTTGTTTCAGAAACGCAGGAGCTTATTGCTACTCTATGTCTTCTAACTACAATTCAAGATACAAACCAGCTGAAGTATTATGGATTAATGGCGAAGGACATTTAATCAGAGCGCACGAAACATTTGAAGATTTATTAAAAAATCAAATTCCATTACCTGCTGCTGTAGCACTAGCTAAATAATAAAACCAAAAAAAGGGACTCATTAAAAGTCCCTTTTTTTTACCATCTATTTATCTAAAACTTCTGTTAGCACATCTGCTTCTGTTCCGTTCGGGAAAGTCACTTTAATTTTTTGGGCAATTGTCGGTGCAATCTGGGTAATTGCCTTTTTATCAAAAGATTCTCCTTTTTTAATATTCCAGCCGTAAAACAACAATGGCACATGGGTATCATAACTATAAGGAGTTCCATGAGAAGTTCCTTTTCCTTCATGCTCTATATAACCCGCTTTATCAAGAATAACCAATTCTCCATTTTGCTTTGGATCATAACCTTTGGTAACATATGTTAAAAAATAATCTGAAGTTGTTCCTGCCAAAATCTCTTCTTCAGTATAAACTCGTTTTATTTGAGGTAAATTCATCAAATAATCTTTGAACGCCAATTTCACTTTATCCAAAGAAAGTCCTTTTTCCTGAATTTGCTTTTTATCGAAAAACAAATTGAAATTTGAATAATTCAAAACCAAATCGGCACCGAAAGTAGTTTTAGAAAAATCGCGTAATTGAGTTGTCAACTTTTTATAATCAACCGCATTTACTGCATATTTATTGTCTTTTAAGAAATTCACATTTTCAGCAGCAGCATGATCGGAAGTCAAAAACAATAAATAATTTCCCTTACCTACTTTTTTATCTAAAAAAACAAGAAAATCAGCAATAGTTTGATCCAATCGTAAATAAGTGTCCTGAACTTCTCTGGAACGTGGTCCTGTTAAATGTCCAATATAATCAGTTGAAGAAAAACTAACTGCTAAAAAATCAGTATCATTATCTACTCCTAAATTCTCGTTTGTAATAGTTTCTTTAGCAAAATCAGCTACTATATCATTTCCAAAAGGAGTTGATTTTATTACTTTTGCTCCTTTTGCAGCAAACATTTCTTTTAAGTTATACGGAAAAACCGGTTTTTCACTCCCGTACAAAAGACCTTCATACGGATTATCATCAGACAAACTCTTCTCATAAACTGATTCCGGTTTCAACAAAGTCCAATCATTATTCAAATAGGCCTCATAATGCTTTTTAGCGTTAAAATCAACAACCCACTTTGGTAATTCTTTCCCATAAAAAGTACTGGATATAAAATTTCCGGAATCGCTCAGCCAAAATGCCCAATTGGCAAAATGCCCGGCCGGTAGTATAGCACCACGATCTTTAACACTAATACCAATAACTTTTCCTTTAAAATTAGTAGCCATACGCAATTCGTCAGTTATTGTAGTGCTTTCCAAATTAAGTGGAGACATTTTCCCTTCATCCGAATCACCTGTTCCCAAAATAGAAACCGTAGCATCTTCAGTACAATATCTCGATTTACCAACGGATTTATCAAACCAGGTATTACCAACAATTCCGTGAACCGCCGGCGTTGTCCCTGTATAAACAGAAGCATGACCCGGCCCTGTATAAGTAGGCATATAATTGTAATGTGTATTATGAAAAACATAACCGTCATTCATCAAACGGCGAAAACCATTCTCTGAAAAATCATCCGAAAAACGATAAAGGTATTCTGTCTTCATTTGGTCAACAACAATCCCAACAACCAACTTAGGTCTTTGTTGTGCATTTCCATTAAAAATTGCAAGTGTTGTAAATAATAAAAATATTCTTTTCATGGTATAAATTGAGTATTTAACAAAAATACAAATTAAAGCAAGAGTCTGCATTAGGAAATTGTTATCTATGAAAATCATCGAACTAAAATTTAAATAAGCCTATCCAAATCAAACTATAAAAAGTTATTTTTGTAATTCCATAATAGAAAAAAAACCGTTTTTCGAAACAAAACACAATGAAATCCACTTCTGCCGCCTTTTCTACTCTTTCAGCAAAAAATTATTTATTTAGTTTTTTACTCAGTCTTATTGCAACAATAAGTTCATGGGCTACTACCGGAAAATGGACCAGTAAAGTTACCGGAGGAAAAATTGAATACCTATCGACTGAATCAAAAAAACCGATTAAAGACTACAACGGAAATTATCTGACAGTAGTTTACTTAAAAAATTTATCTGTAAAAAAAATTGGTAGAAACAGTATTAAAAAAGATGTGAATTGGTTGTTATCTAAAGGCTATAGAGTGATTGAACTTGATTATTCCAAAAACAGCAATGCCAAAGCTTTAAAAATAAACGAAGACATAATAGCGATTAACGATTCTATAGCAGCCGGGAATTTTTGCGGTTATAAAAACTGCTCTCAGTACAAATCTTATGTTTTATTCGAAGGGTATCGTATTGCCAGGGATGTTAGCTATTGTATTGATGACCCTAAAGTTTACAACACGCCTGAACAATACACAATTGGCGACTCTTTACACATGGACATTATTTATCCCGCCAATCCAAAAGTCAAAGTACCTACTATTTTATCTTTTTCATACAGCAATAGTCATGCGTTTTATGACAGTAACAAAGGAATGCTAACAGACGCATACAAAGATCAAAGAGTGAATCTCGCCTATTCATTTGCGGGTTTTAACGATTCTTTTCTCGAAGGTGCTCCCGCTAACGGCATGGCTTGGGCAATTGCCGATCATCCGAAATATTGTCCTTGGGGAAAAGGTAAACCCATAAACGGTGCTAATGATGCCTACAAATCATTTCAAACCAATCCGGATGCGGCTCAAAAAGTAAAATCAGCTATACGAACATTACGCTTTTTTAGCAAACAAATGGGACTTTCAAACAAAATAGGCATTTATGGTTTTTCAAGAGGTTCTACAGCGGGCTCGATGGCTATAGGCGATAAAAAAGTAAAAGAACTGGAAAACGCCGGATTTCATATTGATATTTCCGATGATGTACAAGCTGCTGCTCTTGGACCCGGAGTTTTTGATTACACAATTATTTACAACACTCCGGATAATGGTGATAAAAATCTGGAACAAAGGTGTCCTTGGGTTTGGGGAAAATTAGACGATAACCGAAAATTATGGGAATCTATGGGATCTTATTATTTGATTGAAACCAAAGCAACTGCCCCTACACTATTTTTTTACAATACTGATGACGATCCTTACTATCAGGAACAAATTACACATCTAAAAGACAAATTAGACTACTTAGGTGTTCCCACATTTTCATTAATCAACTACGGAAAAGGACATGCTATTCCACAAACTTCCTCTAGTTTAAATACTCTTTATAGTTTCTTTAAAGAGTATCTTAATACTCCTAAATAAGCCAAATATATAGCAAAAAAAAAACACAACATGTTGATTATCACTGAAAAACAAGCAAACAAAATTCTTCTTTATGATTTTTTAATTAGATTTAAAAAATATAGCAGAACAAATATTATACAATTTACCAATATTTTGTTACTATTTGTTTTTATTTATTCTAAATAATCCTTGCTGAAACCAAATTCAGATTGTACTTTTGCGGCATTATTTTAAATAAATCCAAATAAGTTCAAAATGAAACGAGTTTTACTACCCTTAACAGCAATACTATTCACTCTGAGTATTCAAGCACAAGAAGTAGCTTCTGTAACTGATTATAGTAGTTCAAAAGAAACCATCTCATCTCCTTTCGATACAATCAAAAATAAAAAAGGACAAATTCTTAAGGAAATTGTTGTTACCGGAAACAAACCACAAAAACCAGTTTCGGCTTCAAGATCAGGTATTAAACCGATGGATTTACCACAAAGTGTTCAAGTAATAGATAATGAAATCATAAGCCAACAACAAGCTATCCGTTTAAGCGAAGTCATTAAAAACGCTAATGGTGTTTATGTTAGTTCCGCACGTGGTGGTGCTCAGGAATCTTTTTTTTCTAGAGGCTATGACATGTCAGCTAATAATATGCTAAAAAACGGATTCCGTTATAATTCTGGATCAATTCCTGAAGTTTCCTCATTAGAAAGAGTAGAATTTTTAAAAGGAGCATCGGCTCTGCTATATGGAAATGTAACACCCGGAGGAATTTTAAATTTGGTAACAAAAACTCCTTTATTCACAAAAGGAGGCGAAATTACAATGCAAGCCGGAAGTTATGATTTTTATAAACCTGCAATTGATTTTTATGGCCCGTTAAATAAATCAATTGCTTATCGTTTTACAGGATCTTACGAGAATTCAAAAAGTTTTAGAAATTATATAAAAAACGATCGCATCTATTTCAACCCTTCATTCTTGTTCAACATCTCTGAGAAAACACATATTACAGTACAAGGAGATTATTTAAGTGCCGATTGGATTCCTGATTTTGGTACTGGAATTATTGGTAAAGAATTTTTAAATTTCCATCGCAGTGCTAACTTTGGCGCACTTTGGTCAAATGGAAATACAAAATCGGCTAGTGCATCTGTATTATTTAACCATGATTTTAATAAAAATTGGAAACTCAGTTTTAATAGTTCATTTCAAAATTATGACAGAAGTCAAACTTCTACTTCTCAATTATCCAATCTGGATACTTATGCTATACGTGGTGATTGGAAAAGAGGACTTACTAGAGCTAAAAATCAAGAACGAATCTTTGGAAATCAATTAAGTTTACAAGGAACTTTCAATACAGGAAGTATTAAACATCAAATTTTCACAGGAGCAGATTGGGAAAATTCCTTAGCAACCGCCTATACCTTTGCTTTTTATGACAATGCTGGTAACATACAAACAACTGAAGCTAAAACGATCAACCTTTTTACTTATGATCCAAGTCTTGAAAGTACAATTGTGCCATACAATTCAAGAGCAACTCAAATTTTAAACACAGACTCTCGACGATTTGGTACTTATTTTCAAGATTTAATTTCATTAAATCAATATGTTAAAATCTTAGCTGGAATTCGTTGGTCTTGGATAGAATCTGAAGTGACTACATATAAAGAAAAAGTTGTAGACAAAATTCAAACAGTAAAACCTGAAGATAATACTCCTACTATTGCACCAAAACGTTTAGACAACGCTTTTTCTCCAAAAGTTGGATTAGTATTGCAACCAACAAAAAACATTTCATTATTCGCAAGTTACTCTAATTCATTTAACCCAAATACTACTGGAACAACAGTTGATTTAAAACCAATTAAGCCTTCTATAATCGACCAATATGAAGCTGGTATTAAAACTGATTTATGGAGAGGCATATTAAGTACAAACGTTACCGTTTACCAAATTTCAAATAATAATTTAGTACAAAATTCTCCATTTGCAGCTGATGGTGTTACTACTAATACTGATACCAGCTTAAAAGTTTTAGCCGGAGAAACTAAAAGTAAAGGTATTGAAATCGATATTACCGCAAAACCATTTGAAGGATTTAAAATTAATGCAGGATACAGTTACAATGATATGCGATATGTAAATACTCCTATAGCAGTTGGAAACGCTATTAAAGGAGATCGTGTAGCAAGAACACCTGTAAATACCGCCAATTTAAGCTTTTTCTACACTATCCCAACAGGAACTTTAAAAGGACTTTCTTTAGGAGCTATAGGAAACTACATTGGTGATAGAATTGGAGGTTGGAACAATCAATACAGATTAGAAGACTATATTAATCCAAATACTGGAGAAACTGAAATTGACCCAGAAACTGGAAAAAACAAACAAATTCTAGCAATTTGGGACAGAGAAATCCCTGTTAAAGGATATATCACAGTTGATGCTTCTGTGGGTTACGAATGGAAAAAAATCTCAATCTTATGTAGATTATCTAATATTACTAACGAGTTGAATTACACAGTTCACGAAAACTATAGTGTAAATCCAATTGCTCCTCGTCAAATAATGGCTAGTTTAAAATACAAATTATAAAACCTTTCCGGTTATTTTCTAAAAGCTCCTGTTTTTCAGGAGTTTTTTTTTGTTTTAAAAACAATCGAAAAAATAATTACTTTTAAGCTATTCTGAAATTAATTCATCCAACCATGAAAAAAATAACCAAAGAAGATATTAGTCAGGAAATATTTGACCTATACGATGATTACGCTCACAACAAAATTGAACGCAGACAATTTATTGAGAAACTTTCTGTATTTGCTGTAGGCACACTCACCCTGCCATCCCTATTGAGTTTTATTACGCCTGATTATGTCAATTCAATCACTATCCAACCTGATGATCCCAGAATAAGCTCTGATTACATCACTTATAATTCTCCAAAAGGTGGAGGAAAAATCAAAGGTTTACTTTCAAAACCCGGCAAAACCCATAAAAAATTATCAGGAGTAATCGTAGTACATGAAAACCGTGGTTTGAATCCATATATTGAAGATGTAGGACGCCGCACTGCAATTGAAGGCTTTATTAGCTTAGCGCCTGACGCTTTAACTCCATTAGGCGGTTATCCCGGAAATGATGACGAAGGTAGAGAAATGCAGAAAAAAAGAGACCGTTACGAAATGCTCGAAGATTTTATTGCAGCCTACTATTATTTAAAAACACATCCTGATTGCAATGGACATATCGGCGTTGTTGGTTTTTGTTTTGGCGGATGGATTGCTAATTTAATGGCGGTAAAAATCCCAACATTAAACGCTGCTGTCCCTTTTTATGGTGGACAACCCACAACCGAAGAAGCCGCTCAAATC
Protein-coding sequences here:
- a CDS encoding glutamate synthase subunit beta translates to MGKVTGFKEFERQDESYTAVQERVGHYKEFTVPLSEAEITKQGSRCMDCGIPFCHSGCPLGNLIPDFNHMVHQGEWQKASWILHSTNNFPEFTGRLCPAPCEKACVLGIIAEPISIENIEKNIVERAFQEGWIKPQPPKTRTGKTVAVVGSGPAGLAAAQQLNRAGHTVTVFERDNAIGGLLRYGIPNFKLEKEIIDRRVAILEAEGITFKVNTNVGVNYDINDLKAFDSIVLCGGATQRRSLPTPGADADGVVQAMDFLTQQTKVVFGEKIENQVLATGKDVIVIGGGDTGSDCVGTSNRHGAKSVTNFEIMPKPPVGRSESTPWPYWPLQLKTSSSHKEGVERNWLINTKEFIKDANGKLTALKTVNVEWKMVPGQAPQLIEIEGSEKIWPCDLALLALGFTGPEKTLAEQLGLETDFRSNYKANNYQTNVPNVFTAGDMRRGQSLIVWAISEGREAAREVDLYLMGTTNLPTKEGGDLPPL
- the lysA gene encoding diaminopimelate decarboxylase — its product is MQSKDLLQLAEQFGSPLYVYDAEKIKSQYERLTKAFSKVEKLRINYAMKALSNVAILQLLRELGSCLDAVSIQEVQLGLHAGYSPDQIFFTPNGVSLEEIEEVHALGVQINIDNLSILEQFGAKHPHVPVCIRINPHVMAGGNENISVGHIDSKFGISVHQLPHLVRIVENTNMNIAGIHMHTGSDILDIEVFLYAAEILFDAARNFKNLEFLDFGSGFKVPYKKDDIETDIEELGKKLSKRFNAFCAEYGKDLTLIFEPGKFLVSEAGFFLAKVNVVKQTTSTVFAGIDSGFNHLIRPMFYGSSHHIENISNPKGKERFYSVVGYICETDTFASNRRIQEIAEGDILCFRNAGAYCYSMSSNYNSRYKPAEVLWINGEGHLIRAHETFEDLLKNQIPLPAAVALAK
- the pafA gene encoding alkaline phosphatase PafA, giving the protein MKRIFLLFTTLAIFNGNAQQRPKLVVGIVVDQMKTEYLYRFSDDFSENGFRRLMNDGYVFHNTHYNYMPTYTGPGHASVYTGTTPAVHGIVGNTWFDKSVGKSRYCTEDATVSILGTGDSDEGKMSPLNLESTTITDELRMATNFKGKVIGISVKDRGAILPAGHFANWAFWLSDSGNFISSTFYGKELPKWVVDFNAKKHYEAYLNNDWTLLKPESVYEKSLSDDNPYEGLLYGSEKPVFPYNLKEMFAAKGAKVIKSTPFGNDIVADFAKETITNENLGVDNDTDFLAVSFSSTDYIGHLTGPRSREVQDTYLRLDQTIADFLVFLDKKVGKGNYLLFLTSDHAAAENVNFLKDNKYAVNAVDYKKLTTQLRDFSKTTFGADLVLNYSNFNLFFDKKQIQEKGLSLDKVKLAFKDYLMNLPQIKRVYTEEEILAGTTSDYFLTYVTKGYDPKQNGELVILDKAGYIEHEGKGTSHGTPYSYDTHVPLLFYGWNIKKGESFDKKAITQIAPTIAQKIKVTFPNGTEADVLTEVLDK
- a CDS encoding alpha/beta hydrolase family protein → MKSTSAAFSTLSAKNYLFSFLLSLIATISSWATTGKWTSKVTGGKIEYLSTESKKPIKDYNGNYLTVVYLKNLSVKKIGRNSIKKDVNWLLSKGYRVIELDYSKNSNAKALKINEDIIAINDSIAAGNFCGYKNCSQYKSYVLFEGYRIARDVSYCIDDPKVYNTPEQYTIGDSLHMDIIYPANPKVKVPTILSFSYSNSHAFYDSNKGMLTDAYKDQRVNLAYSFAGFNDSFLEGAPANGMAWAIADHPKYCPWGKGKPINGANDAYKSFQTNPDAAQKVKSAIRTLRFFSKQMGLSNKIGIYGFSRGSTAGSMAIGDKKVKELENAGFHIDISDDVQAAALGPGVFDYTIIYNTPDNGDKNLEQRCPWVWGKLDDNRKLWESMGSYYLIETKATAPTLFFYNTDDDPYYQEQITHLKDKLDYLGVPTFSLINYGKGHAIPQTSSSLNTLYSFFKEYLNTPK
- a CDS encoding TonB-dependent siderophore receptor — its product is MKRVLLPLTAILFTLSIQAQEVASVTDYSSSKETISSPFDTIKNKKGQILKEIVVTGNKPQKPVSASRSGIKPMDLPQSVQVIDNEIISQQQAIRLSEVIKNANGVYVSSARGGAQESFFSRGYDMSANNMLKNGFRYNSGSIPEVSSLERVEFLKGASALLYGNVTPGGILNLVTKTPLFTKGGEITMQAGSYDFYKPAIDFYGPLNKSIAYRFTGSYENSKSFRNYIKNDRIYFNPSFLFNISEKTHITVQGDYLSADWIPDFGTGIIGKEFLNFHRSANFGALWSNGNTKSASASVLFNHDFNKNWKLSFNSSFQNYDRSQTSTSQLSNLDTYAIRGDWKRGLTRAKNQERIFGNQLSLQGTFNTGSIKHQIFTGADWENSLATAYTFAFYDNAGNIQTTEAKTINLFTYDPSLESTIVPYNSRATQILNTDSRRFGTYFQDLISLNQYVKILAGIRWSWIESEVTTYKEKVVDKIQTVKPEDNTPTIAPKRLDNAFSPKVGLVLQPTKNISLFASYSNSFNPNTTGTTVDLKPIKPSIIDQYEAGIKTDLWRGILSTNVTVYQISNNNLVQNSPFAADGVTTNTDTSLKVLAGETKSKGIEIDITAKPFEGFKINAGYSYNDMRYVNTPIAVGNAIKGDRVARTPVNTANLSFFYTIPTGTLKGLSLGAIGNYIGDRIGGWNNQYRLEDYINPNTGETEIDPETGKNKQILAIWDREIPVKGYITVDASVGYEWKKISILCRLSNITNELNYTVHENYSVNPIAPRQIMASLKYKL
- a CDS encoding dienelactone hydrolase family protein, producing the protein MKKITKEDISQEIFDLYDDYAHNKIERRQFIEKLSVFAVGTLTLPSLLSFITPDYVNSITIQPDDPRISSDYITYNSPKGGGKIKGLLSKPGKTHKKLSGVIVVHENRGLNPYIEDVGRRTAIEGFISLAPDALTPLGGYPGNDDEGREMQKKRDRYEMLEDFIAAYYYLKTHPDCNGHIGVVGFCFGGWIANLMAVKIPTLNAAVPFYGGQPTTEEAAQIKTPLLLQYAGLDTRVNEGWPAFEAILNKNKVPNVAYIYPNVNHGFHNNTTPRYDEKAATLAWTRTIDFFKEKLK